In a single window of the Streptomyces cinnabarinus genome:
- a CDS encoding trypsin-like serine protease, with protein sequence MRVRCVLSLVVGAVLALSGTVSAAEPVTAPARAASAVEALGVAGTAWVVDQRTETLRVDVDSSVADRDLARLRQVAERSGGRVVLQRQDGVLRTLVSGGDGVHGSGLRCSAGVNVRSGTTYYFVTAGHCADATSTWYTSSALTTAIGPTVSSSFPGDDFGVVRYANTAVPHPGTIGTVDITGTATAYVGQSVCRRGATTGVRCGVVTGLNATVNYGDGSIVHGLIRTNICAEPGDSGGPLYAGDKVIGILSGGSGNCTTGGTTYYQPIQEVLSGQGLSVY encoded by the coding sequence ATGAGAGTCCGCTGCGTACTGAGTCTGGTCGTGGGTGCCGTGCTCGCTCTGTCCGGAACGGTTTCGGCCGCCGAGCCCGTGACGGCACCGGCGCGTGCCGCGTCCGCGGTTGAGGCGCTCGGTGTCGCCGGGACGGCCTGGGTGGTGGATCAGCGCACGGAGACGCTGCGGGTCGATGTCGACTCCTCCGTGGCGGACAGGGATCTTGCCCGGCTTCGGCAGGTCGCCGAGCGTTCCGGCGGCCGTGTCGTTCTTCAGCGGCAGGACGGGGTGCTGCGCACCCTCGTGTCGGGTGGCGATGGTGTCCACGGCTCCGGGCTGCGCTGCTCCGCGGGGGTCAACGTGCGCAGTGGGACCACGTACTACTTCGTCACCGCTGGGCATTGCGCGGACGCCACGTCCACCTGGTACACCAGTTCTGCCCTGACCACCGCCATCGGGCCCACCGTCAGCAGCAGTTTCCCCGGGGATGACTTCGGTGTCGTCCGGTACGCCAACACGGCCGTGCCGCACCCGGGGACGATCGGGACCGTCGACATCACCGGCACCGCGACCGCGTATGTCGGCCAGAGTGTGTGCCGCCGCGGAGCCACCACCGGCGTGCGCTGTGGTGTGGTCACCGGGCTCAACGCGACCGTGAACTACGGTGACGGCAGCATCGTCCACGGACTCATCCGGACCAATATCTGCGCCGAGCCCGGTGACAGTGGCGGGCCGCTCTACGCGGGCGACAAGGTCATCGGGATTCTGTCGGGCGGTTCCGGCAACTGCACGACCGGCGGGACCACTTACTACCAGCCCATTCAGGAAGTCCTCAGCGGTCAGGGGCTGTCCGTCTACTGA
- a CDS encoding DUF4291 domain-containing protein, translating into MNEPQRVIRAAHTESTITVYQAYSPEIGLPAAREGRFSGAWKRDRMTWIKPSFLWMMYRCGWGTKVGQETVLAVDISRDGFEWALRHACLSSYVRGVHPDLAGWQRQLKRAPTRVQWDPERDLHLRPLPYRSLQLGLSGEAVRRYADEWTVAIRDVTPLAHEVHALVRAGELESAARVLPQERPYPDGEGLLAHLRG; encoded by the coding sequence ATGAACGAACCGCAACGCGTGATCCGTGCGGCCCATACGGAGTCCACGATCACCGTCTACCAGGCGTACTCCCCGGAGATCGGCCTGCCCGCCGCCCGCGAGGGCCGCTTCTCCGGCGCGTGGAAACGGGACAGGATGACGTGGATCAAGCCGTCGTTCCTGTGGATGATGTACCGCTGCGGCTGGGGCACGAAGGTCGGGCAGGAGACCGTTCTCGCCGTCGACATCAGCCGTGACGGCTTCGAGTGGGCGCTGCGACACGCGTGTCTGTCCAGCTACGTCCGTGGCGTGCACCCGGATCTGGCCGGCTGGCAGCGTCAGTTGAAGCGGGCGCCCACCCGCGTGCAGTGGGACCCCGAGCGGGACCTGCACCTACGGCCACTGCCCTACCGGTCCCTCCAGCTCGGACTCTCCGGTGAGGCCGTACGGCGCTACGCGGACGAGTGGACGGTCGCCATCCGTGACGTGACTCCACTTGCCCATGAGGTGCACGCTCTGGTCAGGGCTGGTGAGTTGGAGTCCGCCGCCCGGGTGCTTCCGCAGGAACGTCCCTATCCGGATGGGGAAGGGCTTCTCGCTCACCTACGAGGATGA
- a CDS encoding antibiotic biosynthesis monooxygenase family protein, producing MSVVKINVLSVPAEQRETLEKRFASRAHAVENSDGFEWFELLRPVEGTDNYLVYTRWRDEESFQAWMEGPMKSAHQGGGSEGGDRPRPAASGSTLWSFDVVQQAGPKGE from the coding sequence ATGAGCGTAGTCAAGATCAACGTACTGTCCGTTCCGGCCGAGCAGCGCGAGACCCTGGAGAAGCGCTTCGCCTCCCGCGCGCACGCCGTCGAGAACTCCGACGGCTTCGAGTGGTTCGAACTCCTCCGGCCCGTCGAGGGCACCGACAACTACCTCGTCTACACGCGCTGGCGCGACGAGGAGTCCTTCCAGGCGTGGATGGAGGGCCCGATGAAGTCCGCCCACCAGGGCGGCGGCTCGGAAGGCGGCGACCGCCCCCGCCCCGCGGCCAGCGGCTCCACCCTGTGGTCCTTCGACGTGGTGCAGCAGGCGGGCCCCAAGGGCGAGTAG